ACACAGAACACACTCGGCTACCTGCCACGGCCCGTCGCGCCGACAGATTTCATCTTCTCGGTGGTGGCGGAGGAGACCGGGTTCGTCGGCTCCTCGCTGCTGATCCTGCTGTTCGCAGTGCTGATCGTGCGCGGCTTTGCCGCCGCCGCGGAGGCGCCAGACCGCGAGGGCATGCTGCTGGCCACCGGCCTGACCGCGCTGGTGTTCACGCATGCGTTCATCAATCTCGCGATGACGATCGGCCTGTTGCCGATCACTGGCCTGCCGTTGCCGCTGGTCAGCTACGGGGGCTCGTTCCTGCTGGCGATCGGCATCGCGTTGGGCCTGATTCAGAGCGTGCGCGCACAGCGCGCCATCCGCGAATGATCCCGGAGGACCCATGATCCGCAAACTCCTACAGGCGATGTTCGGGCGAAAGCCCGTAAAGAATCAGATCATCATCAACGCCGAACGGCTCGAGACCCGCGTCGCGGTGCTGCAAAACGGCGAACTCACCGACTTCTTCGTCGAACGCCGCACCGACGAGCGCATCGTCGGCAGCGTGTTCAAGGGCCGCATCCAGAACCTCGAGGACAGCCTCCAGGCTGCGTTCATTGACATCGGTCTGAAAAAGAACGCGTTCATCCATTACTGGGACATGATCCCTGAAGACTCGCTGCGCCTGGAGGCCGCCGAGGGGAGCGACAGCGAGACATCCACCCCGCAACGGCGCAACCAGCAGCTGGCTGCCGAGATCCGGCAGCGGTTTCCGATCGGCTCGGAGATCGTCGTGCAGGTGACGAAAGGCCCGATCGGCACGAAAGGCCCGCGCGTATCCGCGAACCTGAGCATCGCCGGACGCTACCTCGTGATGCTGCCCGGATCCTCGCTGAAAGGGGTGTCGCGGCGCATCGAACAGCGGGAGGAACGAGAACGGCTGAAGAAGATCCTCGCCCGACTGCCGGTGCCAGAGGGGGTCGGCATCATCGTGCGCACCGCCGGGCTCGGCACTCGGCCGACCGCGTTCGCGAGGGATCTCCGCTCGCTGCTCGAGATCTGGCGGCAGATCGAGACCGGCATTCGCACTTGCCCGGCGCCCTGCCGGCTCTACCAGGAACCCGACCTCATCGAGCGCACCATCCGCGACGCGCTCACCGAGGACATTGACCGCATCGTGGTGGATTCCCGCGAGGAATACGAACGGATCAAATCTCTGATCGCCCGCATCTCACGGCGCGCGCGCGGCACGCTGAAACTGTACGAGGGGGAGGCACCGATTTTCGACTACTATGACATCGAACGAAAGATCGAGAACTCGCTGCGGCGCAAGGTGTGGCTGCCCAGCGGCGGTTACATCGTCATTGATGAAACCGAAGCGATGGTGGCGATTGATGTGAACACCGGCCGCTTCAAGGGCGGCAAGAGCCAGGACGAATCCATCCTCCAGGTGAACCTCGAGGCGGCAGAGGAGATCGCCCGCCAGCTGCGGATGCGCAACGTCGGCGGATTGGTCGTGATCGATTTCATCGACATGAAGTCCCGCAAGGACCAGCAGCAGGTCTACCGCCGCATGCGGGAGTGTCTGCGCAACGACCGCGCCCGCACCAACGTGCTGCCGATTTCGCCGCTGGGCCTGATGGAGATGACCCGGCAACGCAGCGACGAAAGTATCCGCGAGACCGCATCGGTGAACTGCCCGTACTGCGGCGGTCGTGGCCGGGTGAAATCCACGCTGACGATGAGTGTCGAGATCCAGCGGCGCGCCGCCGGTGTACTGCGACGGCTCCGGCAGCAGGGTCGGACCGCGGAGCTGCGCATCCGGGTCAATCCCGCGGTGCTGGAACGGTTGCGGCGCGAGGACGAGGCAGCCCTGGTGGAACTGGAGGAACGTCTTGGCGGTCGGCTCGGGTTCGTGGCGGATCCCGCGCTGCACGTCGAGGACTTCGTGATTCAGGACGCTGCGACGGGTGAAGAGCTGTTTACCACCCGAGAAACCTGAACTGGTCACACGACCGGCGGCCACGTATGCTGGAGGTTCTGATGGCCACTGACGATCTCACTTGCTGGATCCAGCTCTACCGGCACATGGTGTGCGCGCGGCGCATCGAAGCGCTCGCCGCGGACCTCGCCCGGCGGGGGGAAATTTCGTTTCACCTCGGCGGCGACGGCCACGAGGGCACCGCAGTGCTCGCGCCAATGCTCGGTCCGCAGGACTGGTTGCACCCTCACTACCGCGACCTCGCACTGTTGCTGGCCCGCGGTGTGCCGCCGGCGGAGTTCATTCATGCGTTGTTCGGCAGCTCGCAGGCGTCCAGCGCCGGCCGCGACATGCCCGCCTTCCATTCGGACCCCGCGCTCCACGTGCTGCCGATGCCGACATTCGTCGGCAATAACGCGCTGCCCGCGGTCGGCGTGGCCGCGGAAATTGTGGACCGTCCCGACCGTCCCATCGTCTACTGCGGCCTCGGGGATGGCGGCTCCCAGCAGGGGGAGGTGCTCGAAGCGATCGCGGAGGCGGTACGGCGCCGCTTGCCAGTGCTGTTTCTTGTCGAAGACAACGGGTATGCGCTCTCCACCCGCACCGCCGGCGCAACGTGGTACGATCGGCCGGATGGACCGGCATCCGAGTTTCACGGCATCCCGATCGTCCGCGCCGACGCGCGCGACCCGGTCGCGTTGGAGCGGACGCTGCGGCCTCTCATCGCGTCGCTCCGGCAAGACCGGCAACCGCAGATCGTCATCGCACGATGCGAACGGCTGATCAGTCACTCCAATTCCGATGATCAGACGGTCTACCGGGATGAGGAAGACATTCGCCGGGCGCGCGCCTCAGGCGATCCGATCGCGTCGCTGCGGGAACACCTCACCCGAGCGGGCGTTTCAGAAGCCCGTCTGGCCGCAGAAGAGCAAGCGGTGGCCGCGGAGCTCGCCGCTGCGGTTGACGAAGCGCGTGCGGCGCCGCCCCCCGCCCCGGCGCCCGCCCGCCATCCGCGAGCCGATCTGCCGCGTGTGCCGCCCATCGAAGTACGCGGCGAGGGTCCCCCGACGCAGTCGATGCTCGAGGCGTTGCGCGACACGCTCGCAGAGCTGCTCGCCGCGCATCCGGAAGTTTCGCTGTACGGCCAGGACATCGAGGATCCAAAAGGGGACGTCTTTGGAGTCACCCGCGGTTTGTC
Above is a genomic segment from Kiritimatiellia bacterium containing:
- a CDS encoding Rne/Rng family ribonuclease, with protein sequence MIRKLLQAMFGRKPVKNQIIINAERLETRVAVLQNGELTDFFVERRTDERIVGSVFKGRIQNLEDSLQAAFIDIGLKKNAFIHYWDMIPEDSLRLEAAEGSDSETSTPQRRNQQLAAEIRQRFPIGSEIVVQVTKGPIGTKGPRVSANLSIAGRYLVMLPGSSLKGVSRRIEQREERERLKKILARLPVPEGVGIIVRTAGLGTRPTAFARDLRSLLEIWRQIETGIRTCPAPCRLYQEPDLIERTIRDALTEDIDRIVVDSREEYERIKSLIARISRRARGTLKLYEGEAPIFDYYDIERKIENSLRRKVWLPSGGYIVIDETEAMVAIDVNTGRFKGGKSQDESILQVNLEAAEEIARQLRMRNVGGLVVIDFIDMKSRKDQQQVYRRMRECLRNDRARTNVLPISPLGLMEMTRQRSDESIRETASVNCPYCGGRGRVKSTLTMSVEIQRRAAGVLRRLRQQGRTAELRIRVNPAVLERLRREDEAALVELEERLGGRLGFVADPALHVEDFVIQDAATGEELFTTRET